The Dermacentor albipictus isolate Rhodes 1998 colony chromosome 2, USDA_Dalb.pri_finalv2, whole genome shotgun sequence genome has a segment encoding these proteins:
- the LOC135918799 gene encoding protein TsetseEP-like, whose amino-acid sequence MSTHLLLGLLLGVVATAYSEESHKWPSWDNYGKSGARCERAFNLQLPFRVRCRYLCKGWPVRAINEADGEPCAALFRGTGKCQNGRCVVGSSTWSVSRPDTEFDARGRPEPTPETSTEPPASQGASEAEGAQPGAEAAPEYPVATETSAAPEPVPEPEQQPGVDPDTQPEPEPSSEGAAPEDGEASTESQPEVEPEIQPEAQPAASPEPEAQPEPEAQPQPEAQPESQPEAQPEPQPESEPEPQPEAQPEGQPEPQPEPQPEAQPEGQSEPEPQPEPQSEAGPQPESEAQPEQPEQQPAEAPEIPQIGEEQNVPAEQQGGASQPEPQPGGDAENEVPQ is encoded by the exons ATGAGCACACATCTACTGCTCGGGCTCCTGCTGGGAGTAGTAGCCACCGCCTACTCTGAAGAATCACACA AATGGCCGAGCTGGGATAACTACGGCAAGAGCGGAGCAAGATGCGAAAGAGCGTTCAATCTCCAACTC CCCTTCCGAGTCCGGTGTCGGTACCTCTGCAAAGGATGGCCAGTCCGTGCTATTAACGAAGCTGATGGTGAGCCCTGTGCT GCTCTGTTCCGCGGGACCGGAAAGTGCCAAAATGGACGGTGCGTGGTAGGCAGTTCAACGTGGTCCGTCTCGCGGCCAGACACAGAATTTGACGCCAGGGGCCGACCCGAACCGACGCCAGAGACAAGCACAGAGCCTCCGGCATCCCAGGGTGCAAGCGAAGCCGAAGGAGCGCAGCCTGGCGCTGAAGCCGCGCCCGAATACCCAGTTGCTACAGAAACATCTGCTGCGCCCGAACCTGTCCCGGAACCTGAACAGCAACCTGGAGTGGATCCCGATACACAACCAGAACCGGAACCTTCGTCGGAAGGTGCGGCACCTGAAGATGGTGAGGCATCTACCGAGTCACAGCCTGAGGTAGAGCCGGAAATTCAGCCCGAAGCACAGCCGGCGGCATCGCCAGAGCCTGAAGCACAGCCAGAGCCAGAAGCGCAGCCACAGCCCGAAGCACAGCCGGAGTCACAACCTGAGGCACAGCCAGAGCCACAGCCAGAATCCGAGCCTGAACCACAGCCTGAAGCACAGCCAGAAGGACAGCCAGAGCCACAGCCTGAACCACAGCCTGAAGCACAGCCAGAGGGACAGTCCGAGCCAGAGCCACAGCCTGAACCACAGTCAGAAGCAGGACCTCAACCAGAGTCTGAAGCACAGCCGGAACAGCCAGAACAGCAACCGGCTGAAGCCCCAGAAATTCCCCAAATTGGCGAAGAACAGAATGTGCCAGCAGAACAACAAGGAGGCGCATCCCAGCCCGAGCCGCAACCAGGCGGCGATGCTGAAAATGAGGTGCCTCAATAA